The Flexibacter flexilis DSM 6793 DNA segment AATATAATTCCAACACCAACAGCCAGTATTCCTGTCAGAATATTGCTGTGTAGTCGGCGATGTAGCAAATATGTTTGTGCTAGCCAGCACGAAAAAGCCACAAGTAAATTAAACGTAACATGTTTGGCAATAAATTCGATATCAATCGACATCTTTCCTAAACGTATGATGTGTGGAAAGGCTGTGATACAAGAAAGTCCAAATGAGATAAAGAAACCTAAAATGATATGCTGTTTTTTCACAGCACAAAAATAGCTATAAACAAAACCGCCTGCATCTTTTGACGATACAAACGGGCAAAACGAATGCTAAAACAACCAAATTAATACTTGTGTTTGTTTCCATCAAAAGCAAAAAACCTCTACACGATGTATGTAGAGGTTTTTTTATTATCAAATCAATTATCACTTAATATACTTTTACGTGAAAGACAAAATCTTGGATCTTACGAAGTTGGGCGGTGCGGTCTAAATAACGCAATTTGTTATTTTTAGCCAATACAATGCCATTTTTTTCGAGCGAGTCTTTCGGAATGGCTGCCAACATACGACGGATGTTTTCAGTTTTTTGAGCAAATGCCACGCCTTCCGCGTCGGTTTGTTTGCCCGAAATTACCCCGATTACATTTCCTTTTTTGTCGAATAACGGGCCGCCACTGTTACCAGGGTTTACGGGAACTGATACTTGATACGCATTTGTATCGCCTTCATAACCCGAATAAGCACTGATACTTCCTTCGCCGTACACCATTTCTTCGCGCGGATAGGCCAGCGTAAAAATGTCTTCGCCCAGTTCTGCGGACTTGCTGCCCAGCGTATAAGGCAACGTACCAAAGCCTTCAAACGAAGGGCTTATAATTTTCAGCAACGCCAAATCATGTTCTTTGTCGCCGTACACCATTTTGGCTTTAAAGCGTTTTTCTTGTTTGGCTTTTTGCTCAATAATGATGGAGTCGGCGCGGCTTACCAAATGGTAATTCGTTACTACATAACCATCTGCACTAATGGCAAAACCCGTACCGCCGTATTTGAGCAAATTTTGGGTTGGTTTTGTGGCTGGCACATTGTTATTATTTTCCGAAACAATATCGTTGGCCAAAGCCTGTTGGCCTTGTTTGAGCCTGTCCACCTCGCGTTTGAGGTATTGGTAATGGCTCTGATGTTTGGTTTCTACCTTTTCGGTGTGCTGCATCGTGAAAATGGTACTAAATACCGTAATCAGCGCAACGGAAGCAGCTACGGCCATTGTCGGGTAATGTCTGTTTACCCAAGTTTGGAGTGAGTAGATGCGGCGCAGACGTGGTACTTTGCCTTCGGCTTCCATTTCCGTATGAAATGTGTCGAGTTGCATTTTCAGTGCGCTGCGGCTTTTGAGCGTCCGAAAACCTTGCAAAAGTTTTTGGTGTTGAGCTACTCGCGCCGCAAAAAGAGGGTCGGTTTGAAGCTGTGCCTCAAACTGTTGCAAACTTTGCCCCTGCAAATTGCCTGCTAAGTAGTCTTCTATTTGTTCTATATCAACCATGTTACCAATCTGTTTTATATGAAGAAATAGCGGCAAACTATTTCCGTAATTTATAGACAAAACGGCCAAGCATTGGCCAAATTTTATTTCACAACAAAATTTATAAGTCTGTGTACCTTAGTCGTCTGAGGGCATCAGCGACTCGGCTATTTTGCGCAAGCGATTCAGGCACTTATATTTCTGATTCTTGGCATTTTCGGCATTGGTATAACCCATTTTTTGGGCTATCTGCTGCATATTTAGGCCATGAATGTAGAAATCTTCCAAAATCGTGCGACACGGCTCACCCAATTTTACCAGTGCCTTTTCCATTTGCCCGAACATTAGTTCTTGTTCGTCGGCGGTTTTGGTTTCGGCTTCGGGCAATGCGATGTACGGCTCAAAATCCGTGAGGCGGCCTTCAAAGCGATTTTTGTAATACAAACGCTTGAGCCATAGCCTTCTGCACACCGAATACAAATACGTTTTTATCTGGCAATTGAGTTTGAAAGAACTATCGTTGAGGCTTTCGTATAGAATAATAAAGGCTTCCTGATAAATATCTTTCGCTTCCAGCTCTGTTCCGCTATTGCTCACCACGAAGTTGAGTATCATCGGATAATGCAACTTGTAAAGGCGGCTCATTACGGCACTGTCGTTGGTACGCAACCCAAAAAGAGCCTCTTCTTCTGAAAGTGTTTTTCCTTTGCTCATCGGACAGAATCTCGGTCTTAATAAAAAAAGGGGGCAGTAGTAACCCCCTCCATACTCAAAAAAC contains these protein-coding regions:
- a CDS encoding S1 family peptidase, with the translated sequence MVDIEQIEDYLAGNLQGQSLQQFEAQLQTDPLFAARVAQHQKLLQGFRTLKSRSALKMQLDTFHTEMEAEGKVPRLRRIYSLQTWVNRHYPTMAVAASVALITVFSTIFTMQHTEKVETKHQSHYQYLKREVDRLKQGQQALANDIVSENNNNVPATKPTQNLLKYGGTGFAISADGYVVTNYHLVSRADSIIIEQKAKQEKRFKAKMVYGDKEHDLALLKIISPSFEGFGTLPYTLGSKSAELGEDIFTLAYPREEMVYGEGSISAYSGYEGDTNAYQVSVPVNPGNSGGPLFDKKGNVIGVISGKQTDAEGVAFAQKTENIRRMLAAIPKDSLEKNGIVLAKNNKLRYLDRTAQLRKIQDFVFHVKVY
- a CDS encoding RNA polymerase sigma factor is translated as MSKGKTLSEEEALFGLRTNDSAVMSRLYKLHYPMILNFVVSNSGTELEAKDIYQEAFIILYESLNDSSFKLNCQIKTYLYSVCRRLWLKRLYYKNRFEGRLTDFEPYIALPEAETKTADEQELMFGQMEKALVKLGEPCRTILEDFYIHGLNMQQIAQKMGYTNAENAKNQKYKCLNRLRKIAESLMPSDD